gttattatggTTATTTATTATCATAGTTATCATTATTATAATTAGGTATGgtccatattttaaaaattatgttaGAGTTatcatttaataataataacaataaaagagattgaatataataataatatacataacataatagtataaattattatataaaagaaTACCCTAAAAGTTAGGGAATGGGAATTCTTCAAAGTTGTACTACTTTTTCTTGTTTCGCAATTCAAATGCTTTTCTTGTAAGATAAAAAATCCAGCAAATACGAATAAAAATTTCTAGGTCAAGAGTCATAGGATTATTTTTTACACTACAAATAAAACGCAAATTAATGACGGAATTAGTGACGGCAATAGAAATTTCAAGAATTAGTGACGGATAAATGACTGAAAAAAGTCGGTCACTAATTGGTGACAGAACAGTCCGCCACTAATCCATGGCGGTCGCTTTTGATTTCCGTCATTGTTACTTTAGTGACGGATTTTTTGcgtcactaatattttttagtGACAAGCTTTTTATTGACAGACCCACCGATAATTTATCTGTCATTAAATCTGTAAGTGAGTAAATTTCGCTGTTCCGTCACTAAATTGCGAGTTATTTTTGTAGTGTTAGGTATAATCCTACTAAACAAATAGGCCAAGGAGATAAGTCTAATTGTATTCTCTATAGACATAACTTTCTgcaaatttataatattataatgcTATATAATATGGGCATGCAAATGGATTTGATTTCATGCAGGTGATATTCCAGAAGATATTGGTCGTCTAACTAAGTTACAAGGTTTAGGgtgcgaaaaaaaaaaaactaagttaCAAGGTTTGAGGTTGAAGTCCAACAAATTAAAAGGTCCATTGCCAGCAACTCTTTTCAGCATGCCATCCTTGCAATATGCTGACTTTTCTTACAATGAACTAAGTGGACCATTATCACCACAAATTGGAAACATGACATCCCTTTTCAGAATAGACCTTGAATCCAACCATTTCAGTGGTATACGTCATTCTTCATGCCTCTCAAAATCGTCTTTAACATTCGTCCTTTTCAGTCATTTATGTTGGTGATTTTAGGTACTATCCCAAAGGAGATTGGTCGTCTTCCTAATTTCGAGCGATTGAGCATGTCTGGAAATCAGAGTTTTCGACTACGTTTATGATCGTGGTACGGGCGAGGAGGAGCATTGTGATTCAGAGAACTCCATATTAGAGACAGTAGCAAAGAGACTCATGGATCGTGGCTTGCCTAGTGAGAATCGGGGATCTAGGGAAGGTAGAGATGGCAGACTCAAAGACCAAAAAGTTTCATCTTTTGCGGAAATCTACCCACCGCGCAGCCCCG
This sequence is a window from Salvia splendens isolate huo1 chromosome 14, SspV2, whole genome shotgun sequence. Protein-coding genes within it:
- the LOC121764508 gene encoding LRR receptor-like serine/threonine-protein kinase SIK1; the encoded protein is MGHVGSIPPEIANLSSLVSLDMNDNSFHGPLPAQDSSCFLQRDVWEIPSSLEQCSQLEFLSLYNNKFDGIVPRELGNLTKLQILDIGANKLTGDIPEDIGRLTKLQGLGCEKKKTKLQGLRLKSNKLKGPLPATLFSMPSLQYADFSYNELSGPLSPQIGNMTSLFRIDLESNHFSGTIPKEIGRLPNFERLSMSGNQSFRLRL